A part of Desulfovibrio sp. Huiquan2017 genomic DNA contains:
- a CDS encoding cysteine-rich small domain-containing protein, whose translation MKNSHRFFRNTDCEYFPCHKTRSPERFNCLFCFCPLYFLEECGGNYVILDSGVKDCTTCLIPHTPEGYDYILGRLKERFAEIRAGSPRED comes from the coding sequence ATGAAGAACAGCCATCGTTTTTTCCGCAATACGGACTGCGAGTATTTTCCCTGCCACAAGACCAGGAGTCCGGAGCGGTTCAACTGCCTGTTCTGCTTCTGCCCACTTTATTTCCTGGAGGAGTGCGGCGGCAACTACGTGATTCTCGATTCCGGGGTCAAGGACTGCACCACTTGCCTGATCCCGCATACGCCCGAAGGGTACGACTACATCCTGGGTCGGCTCAAGGAACGCTTCGCTGAGATTCG
- a CDS encoding DUF4389 domain-containing protein has product MSTETRVTTVGRGDILKRFIITLVCLVFFEVLTLIVEVSTLFQYGYLLAVRKRSEPLRRFCNGLSQYGYRIMRYATLNDNQRPFPFAEFPGDEDCEPPAKQVQFR; this is encoded by the coding sequence ATGTCCACGGAAACCCGCGTTACCACCGTCGGCAGGGGCGATATTCTGAAGCGTTTCATCATCACCCTGGTCTGCCTCGTCTTTTTCGAGGTCCTGACCCTGATAGTCGAGGTGTCCACCCTGTTCCAGTACGGCTACCTGCTCGCGGTCCGGAAGCGCAGCGAGCCGCTTCGCCGCTTTTGCAACGGCCTTTCGCAGTATGGCTACCGGATCATGCGCTACGCCACCCTGAACGACAACCAGCGGCCCTTCCCCTTCGCCGAGTTCCCGGGCGATGAGGATTGCGAGCCGCCCGCCAAGCAGGTACAGTTCCGCTGA
- a CDS encoding mechanosensitive ion channel domain-containing protein: MIEDTNLAIYISGITLLALLVYLWLHIRVTSFKESRVRRIKHLLKDPETRAAMPTEVLSDQEERQDRRDIIKGVQSRFTIIRRTLILCVFAAWGVALTFPFIGKLPSTMLSILIAVTTAVVGIAARPLVENMISGIVISFSKQLRVGDTLMMDGQYGTVEDISITHTKIKTWDWKRYVIPNSRMLNKEFINLTLNDSLLWAYLEFSVSYDADLEEVSDIATRVAGESQHHNAQEPPQFWVMRMDQESVTCWVAAWADSPSEAWNLKSDIAIQLIREFRKRGIPTHMNQVHLNTVPAPA, translated from the coding sequence ATGATCGAAGATACGAACCTGGCCATATACATTTCCGGCATCACCCTGCTGGCTCTGCTGGTCTATCTTTGGCTGCACATCAGGGTGACCTCCTTCAAGGAAAGCCGCGTCCGCCGCATCAAACACTTGCTCAAAGACCCGGAGACCCGAGCGGCCATGCCCACCGAGGTTTTGTCCGACCAGGAAGAGCGGCAGGACCGGCGCGACATCATCAAAGGCGTCCAGTCCCGATTCACCATCATCCGCAGGACATTGATCCTGTGTGTGTTCGCGGCCTGGGGCGTGGCCCTGACCTTCCCGTTCATCGGCAAGCTGCCGAGCACCATGTTGTCCATCCTCATCGCCGTGACCACGGCCGTGGTCGGCATCGCGGCCCGCCCCCTGGTGGAGAACATGATCTCCGGCATCGTCATCAGCTTCTCCAAACAACTGCGCGTGGGCGACACCCTGATGATGGACGGCCAATACGGCACGGTGGAGGACATCTCCATCACCCACACCAAGATCAAGACCTGGGACTGGAAGCGGTATGTCATCCCCAACAGCCGCATGCTCAACAAGGAGTTCATCAACCTGACCCTGAACGACTCCCTGCTCTGGGCCTACCTGGAATTCTCCGTCTCCTACGACGCGGACCTGGAGGAAGTCAGCGATATCGCCACCCGCGTGGCCGGGGAGAGCCAACACCACAACGCCCAGGAACCGCCGCAATTCTGGGTCATGCGCATGGACCAGGAGAGCGTGACCTGCTGGGTGGCCGCCTGGGCCGACTCCCCGTCCGAGGCCTGGAATCTCAAGAGCGACATCGCGATCCAACTCATCCGGGAATTCCGCAAACGCGGCATCCCCACCCACATGAACCAGGTCCACCTGAACACCGTTCCGGCCCCGGCCTGA